One window of the Babesia bovis T2Bo chromosome 2, whole genome shotgun sequence genome contains the following:
- a CDS encoding putative 26s proteasome aaa-ATPase subunit Rpt3, whose amino-acid sequence MSNMGTKYLPIKMSSTQEDLYTKLKQLEKQLDLCETQENYVREEYKNLKLEMIRAREEIKRIQSVPLVIGQFLDMVDKNHAIVSSTAGSNYYVRILSTINREQLVPNTSVALHRHSHSIVDLLPPEADSSIQMMQISDRPDVSYADIGGLDAQKQEVREAVELPLTCPELYHQIGIDPPVGVLLYGPPGTGKTMLAKAVAHHTGASFIRVVGSEFVQKYLGEGPRMVRDIFRLARENAPAILFIDEVDSIATKRFDAQTGADREVQRILLELLNQMDGFDQNAAVKVIMATNRADTLDPALLRPGRLDRKIEFPLPDRRQRRLIFQTITSKMNLASDVDLESFVARPEKVSAADIAAICQEAGIQAIRKNRYVVTNRDFEKGWKRHIRKHDRDYIFYGI is encoded by the exons ATGTCCAATATGGGAACTAAGTATCTGCCCATAAAGATGTCGTCTACACAGGAGGATCTTTACACAAAGCTGAAACAGCTGGAAAAGCAACTTGATTTATGTGAAACTCAG GAGAACTATGTTAGGGAAGAGTACAAAAATTTGAAGCTGGAGATGATACGTGCTCGAGAGGAGATTAAGAGAATCCAGAGCGTCCCGCTTGTTATTGGCCAATTTCTCGATATGGTTGATAAAAACCACGCAATTGTATCGTCGACGGCTGGATCGAACTATTACGTTCGTATCCTGTCTACAATCAATCG AGAGCAGCTCGTGCCAAACACCAGCGTGGCTCTCCACCGACATAGCCACAGTATCGTTGATTTGCTACCTCCAGAAGCTGATTCTTCAATTCAGATGATGCAAATATCGGATAGGCCAGATGTATCGTATGCG GACATTGGTGGGCTAGATGCCCAAAAGCAGGAGGTTCGTGAGGCAGTGGAACTGCCTCTTACATGCCCAGAATTGTACCATCAAATTGGTATAGACCCACCTGTAGGAGTATTGCTTTATGGCCCGCCAG GTACTGGTAAAACAATGCTGGCCAAGGCGGTTGCACATCACACTGGCGCCAGCTTTATACGCGTTGTCGGAAGCGAATTTGTACAGAAGTATCTTGGAGAAGGGCCAAGGATGGTGAGAGATATCTTCCGATTGGCCCGCGAGAATGCACCTGCCATTCTGTTCATCGACGAGGTTGATTCTATTGCTACAAAGCGTTTCGATGCGCAAACTGGCGCTGACAGGGAGGTACAGCGTATATTGTTGGAGTTATTGAACCAGATGGATGGTTTCGATCAGAACGCTGCTGTAAAGGTTATAATGGCTACTAACAGGGCTGATACATTGGACCCTGCGTTACTGAGACCAGGGCGATTGGATAGGAAAATTGAATTCCCACTGCCTGACAGAAGGCAAAGAAGATTAATATTCCAGACAATCACTAGCAAGATGAACCTTGCAAGTGACGTAGACCTTGAAAGCT TCGTTGCTAGACCAGAGAAGGTATCTGCAGCTGATATCGCCGCCATTTGTCAGGAAGCTGGTATACAGGCGATTCGTAAAAACAGATATGTCGTGACGAACAGGGACTTTGAGAAGGGATGGAAGCGACACATCAGGAAGCACGACAGAGATTACATCTTCTACGGCATATAG